A window from Flavobacterium sp. 83 encodes these proteins:
- a CDS encoding T9SS type A sorting domain-containing protein: MKKIYFLALTLFLFTSINAQNITIPDSNFKLKLLDANSANVVAKNLQGAYFKIDSNNDNEIDNSEALQVSELNLNGSTISDISEISYISDLDGIQYFVNLKTLDCSYNTITYLNLSTLVNINSIDCKGNLITSLNINGLANLNSVDCKSNLITSLNLIGLSNLESLICNDNKISKLNLTGLTKLKTLDCGLNILTSLDLRDLISLTDLWCQDNNLFSLFIKNGSNENLNDINGNPNLSYICLDEFQRSSVKILVEDLNYTNCVLSNDCDASEPIVSIPDSKFKTKLLQADSSHFIAETITGIPIKIDANYDGEIQVNEALNVVNLDLSNSGITNLSGIEYFTNLVILECGNNVLTKLDISKLINLESLDCRVNQLSDLDVTKLKKLTSLNCKENLLISLKLAGLANLKYIECQENKLVGLDLTTIVNLIYIDCFANKLASLNIAHLNNLESLNCNTNNITALDLNGLINITSFFCAENLLSTLDITGLNNLRYLGIWNNQITTIDLSGSLNLISLYGGNNPIKSFDFSKVPNLQNLWCGYTSINTLDVSNLKTLTGINVSGCPNLESINLKNGSFEGLTFYEKQVADLHLDGRNFSNCPKLNYICGDETEIDFISQKISSYNYVNCVVGNYCSFSPGGNNYKIGGNIHIDSNNNGCDASDLKAANIKFNIYNGDLAEDFIANETGKYALNVQQGFYTITPLIENPEYFTISPSAINIDCTGEITSFSQDFCIASVGSHDDLEITFIALDEAKSGLDAKYKIVYKNKGTNMQSGTVNLVFNDAVLDLTSTIPSVSNYTANNLSWAFSNLAPLESREISIVFNLNSPLELPAVNNGDILNYTATINSLKKDETINDNTKILSQKVTSSNNSNDKTCLEGDVITPSLIGEYVNYLIRFENTGTYPAQNIVVKDLIDLTKFDISTLVPTKASHEFTTKISNGNKVEFIFENINLPFENATNDGYIAFKIKTFPTLVVGDSFANEANIYFDYNFPILTNKATSTFKTLGTQDFEFVDHFSVYPNPINDILNIEIKNHIEVQSMAIYDILGQIVIVVPNAQTVSKIDVSKLTTGNYFLKMNTNKGTSCMKLIKN; this comes from the coding sequence TTCTTATTTACTTCAATAAATGCACAAAATATAACAATCCCGGATAGTAATTTTAAATTAAAATTATTAGATGCGAATTCTGCTAATGTTGTTGCTAAAAATTTACAGGGTGCTTATTTTAAAATTGATTCAAATAATGACAATGAAATTGATAATTCTGAAGCATTACAGGTTAGCGAGTTAAATCTTAATGGATCAACTATTTCTGATATTTCAGAGATTTCATATATTTCTGATCTAGATGGGATTCAATATTTTGTCAATTTGAAAACATTGGATTGTTCATATAATACTATTACTTATTTAAATTTATCAACTTTAGTTAACATTAATTCTATTGATTGTAAGGGTAATTTAATTACATCTTTAAATATTAATGGATTGGCTAATCTTAATTCTGTTGATTGTAAAAGTAATTTAATAACATCTTTAAATCTTATCGGATTGAGTAATCTTGAATCGCTAATATGTAATGACAATAAAATATCAAAATTAAATCTGACAGGATTAACAAAACTCAAAACTTTAGATTGTGGATTGAATATATTAACAAGTTTAGATTTAAGAGACTTAATAAGTCTTACAGATTTATGGTGTCAAGACAATAATTTATTTTCGTTATTCATTAAAAATGGGAGTAATGAAAATTTAAATGACATCAATGGCAATCCGAATTTGAGTTATATCTGTTTAGATGAGTTTCAACGCAGTAGCGTTAAGATTTTAGTTGAGGATCTAAATTATACAAACTGTGTTTTGTCTAATGATTGTGATGCATCAGAACCAATAGTTAGTATTCCTGATTCTAAATTTAAAACAAAATTGTTACAAGCCGATTCCTCTCATTTTATTGCCGAAACAATTACTGGAATTCCAATTAAAATTGACGCAAATTACGATGGCGAAATACAGGTAAATGAAGCTTTGAATGTTGTAAATTTAGACCTTTCTAATTCTGGAATTACTAATTTATCTGGTATCGAATACTTCACAAATCTTGTCATTTTGGAATGTGGTAATAATGTATTAACAAAATTAGACATAAGTAAATTAATTAATCTGGAAAGTTTAGATTGCAGAGTTAATCAATTATCGGATTTAGATGTAACCAAATTAAAAAAACTTACCTCTTTAAATTGTAAAGAAAACCTTTTAATAAGTTTGAAATTGGCGGGTCTTGCCAATCTTAAATATATTGAATGTCAAGAAAATAAACTTGTTGGTTTAGATTTAACAACAATTGTTAATTTAATTTATATTGATTGTTTTGCTAATAAATTAGCAAGTTTAAATATTGCCCATTTAAATAATTTAGAAAGTTTAAATTGTAATACTAATAATATTACAGCTTTAGATCTCAATGGTTTAATAAATATCACCAGTTTTTTTTGTGCAGAAAATCTTTTGTCGACTTTAGATATTACTGGATTGAACAATCTTAGATATTTAGGAATTTGGAACAATCAAATCACAACTATAGATCTTTCTGGTTCATTGAATTTAATTTCACTATATGGTGGTAATAACCCAATAAAATCTTTTGATTTTTCTAAAGTGCCAAATCTTCAAAATTTATGGTGCGGTTACACCTCTATAAACACTCTTGATGTAAGTAATTTAAAAACATTAACAGGCATAAATGTTTCAGGTTGCCCAAATTTAGAATCAATCAATCTTAAGAATGGAAGTTTTGAGGGACTCACTTTTTATGAAAAACAAGTAGCCGATTTACATTTGGACGGTAGAAATTTTTCTAACTGTCCAAAACTCAATTACATTTGTGGAGATGAAACAGAAATAGATTTTATTTCCCAAAAAATTTCAAGCTATAATTATGTGAATTGTGTTGTAGGCAATTATTGCTCCTTTAGTCCCGGTGGAAATAATTATAAAATAGGGGGTAATATCCATATAGATAGTAACAATAATGGTTGCGATGCATCGGATTTAAAAGCAGCTAACATTAAATTTAATATATATAATGGTGATCTAGCAGAGGATTTTATTGCTAATGAAACAGGTAAATATGCTCTTAACGTTCAACAAGGATTTTATACAATAACGCCACTAATAGAAAATCCAGAATATTTTACGATTTCTCCATCTGCAATAAATATTGATTGTACTGGAGAAATCACTTCGTTTTCTCAAGATTTTTGTATTGCATCTGTTGGCTCACATGACGATTTAGAAATTACCTTTATTGCATTAGATGAAGCAAAATCAGGGTTAGATGCAAAATACAAAATAGTTTATAAAAATAAGGGAACTAATATGCAATCTGGGACTGTTAATCTTGTATTTAATGATGCTGTTTTAGATTTAACTTCAACAATTCCTTCAGTTTCAAATTATACTGCAAACAATTTATCGTGGGCTTTTTCTAATTTAGCACCGCTTGAAAGTAGAGAAATCTCGATTGTATTCAATTTAAATTCACCCTTAGAATTACCCGCAGTAAATAATGGAGATATTCTTAATTATACGGCAACAATCAATTCATTAAAAAAGGACGAAACAATAAATGATAATACTAAGATTTTAAGCCAAAAAGTAACAAGTTCTAATAATTCAAATGATAAAACTTGCTTGGAAGGAGATGTTATTACTCCAAGTTTGATTGGGGAATACGTGAATTATCTAATCCGATTTGAAAACACAGGAACGTATCCTGCGCAAAATATTGTAGTGAAAGATTTGATTGATTTAACCAAATTTGATATTTCAACATTAGTTCCAACCAAAGCCAGTCATGAGTTTACCACAAAAATATCGAATGGTAATAAGGTCGAATTTATTTTCGAAAATATCAATCTTCCTTTTGAAAATGCGACTAATGACGGTTATATAGCTTTTAAAATTAAAACTTTTCCAACACTTGTAGTAGGTGATTCTTTTGCAAATGAAGCTAATATCTATTTTGATTATAATTTCCCAATTCTGACTAATAAAGCAACATCCACTTTTAAAACATTGGGAACTCAAGATTTTGAGTTTGTTGATCATTTTAGTGTATATCCAAATCCTATTAATGATATTCTAAACATTGAAATAAAAAATCATATTGAAGTGCAATCAATGGCTATTTATGATATTTTAGGGCAAATAGTAATTGTAGTTCCAAATGCACAAACCGTTTCTAAAATTGATGTTTCTAAACTAACAACGGGAAACTATTTCTTAAAAATGAACACAAATAAAGGAACTTCATGTATGAAGCTTATAAAAAATTAA
- a CDS encoding T9SS type A sorting domain-containing protein, with product MKKIYFLLIGILFFNGMNAQVINFTDANFKARLLSSNVNNDIAKDLSGNKIKIDVNNNGEIEVSEALNIYELNINKPNFDYTYILNLIGINDFLNLKVLYCQYNRINDLNFITLKNLKYINCSNNLLTNLNLSSLLNLEHLDCTFNNLNSIQLTGFNGLVFLSCGNNQLTNINLSSLTKLKELFCNSNQISSIDLSKNILLTELGLDSNILLSLNISNLINLERLTCANNKLGELNFAGLGKLVQIEAYNNLLTSIDLNHIGENWVNDFDGLLDFRNNNFSTIYMKNGLKENYIMILDGNPNLQYICCDENEISTIETQIGYLGYKNCAVNSYCSFNPGGNFFAIRGKSVLDSNNNGCDVSDIIFPNLNFSISDGTLKGNVISNISGNYYIPVQEGTYTITPILENPTYFNVSPSLINITFPLQASPFTQDFCITPKGNHQDVAVTIIPRIPARPGFDATYKIAFKNKGNTTLSGNVSLTFNDAVLDFVSAVPLINNQILDKLTWDYVNLQPFETREITVTLNVNSPMETPAVNIGDRLSFNALINPVTGDEKPVDNSSALRQSVVGSFDPNDKTCLEGDVITPSLIGEYVNYLIRFENTGTYAAQNIVVKDLIDLSKFDISTLVPTKASHDFVTKISGNKVEFIFENINLPFDNATNDGYIAFKIKTLPTLVVGDSFANEANIYFDYNFPILTNKATSTFKTLGTPDFEFADYFSVYPNPVIDILNIGTKNAIEVKSMAIYDVLGQLIIAVPNAQTVSKIDVSKLTIGNYFLKMNTNKGTSSVKFIKQ from the coding sequence ATGAAAAAAATCTACTTTTTACTTATTGGAATATTGTTTTTTAATGGAATGAATGCTCAGGTTATTAATTTTACGGACGCTAATTTTAAGGCCAGATTGTTATCTTCAAATGTAAATAATGACATTGCAAAAGATCTTAGTGGAAATAAAATCAAGATAGACGTAAATAATAATGGAGAAATTGAAGTTAGTGAAGCATTAAATATTTATGAGTTAAATATCAATAAACCCAACTTTGATTATACTTATATCTTAAATTTGATTGGAATTAATGATTTCTTAAACCTTAAGGTTTTGTATTGTCAATATAATAGAATTAATGATCTTAATTTTATTACACTTAAAAATTTAAAATATATTAATTGTAGCAATAACCTCTTAACAAATCTTAATTTGAGTTCTTTATTAAATCTTGAGCATTTGGATTGTACATTTAATAATTTAAATAGTATTCAACTTACTGGGTTTAATGGGTTAGTTTTTTTAAGTTGCGGGAATAATCAATTAACAAATATAAATTTATCTTCTTTAACAAAGTTAAAAGAATTATTTTGTAATAGTAATCAGATTTCGTCAATTGATTTATCAAAAAACATTTTGTTAACTGAATTAGGATTAGATTCCAATATTTTATTGTCTTTAAATATTTCTAATTTAATTAATTTGGAACGATTGACTTGTGCAAACAATAAATTAGGCGAATTAAATTTTGCGGGGTTAGGAAAATTAGTTCAAATAGAAGCCTATAACAATCTATTAACATCAATTGATCTTAATCATATAGGTGAAAATTGGGTCAATGATTTTGATGGATTACTAGATTTTAGAAACAATAATTTTTCAACAATCTATATGAAAAATGGATTGAAAGAAAATTATATAATGATATTGGACGGTAATCCAAATCTGCAATATATCTGTTGTGATGAAAATGAAATTAGCACTATTGAAACACAAATAGGATATTTAGGTTATAAAAATTGTGCAGTTAATTCCTATTGCTCTTTCAATCCTGGAGGCAATTTCTTTGCAATACGAGGGAAAAGCGTTTTAGACAGTAATAATAATGGTTGTGATGTAAGTGATATTATTTTCCCAAATTTAAATTTTTCGATTTCAGATGGAACGCTCAAAGGCAATGTGATTTCAAATATATCGGGTAATTATTATATTCCAGTTCAAGAGGGAACTTATACAATCACTCCAATTTTAGAAAATCCTACTTATTTCAATGTTTCACCTTCATTAATAAATATTACTTTCCCACTTCAAGCAAGTCCGTTTACTCAAGATTTTTGTATTACTCCAAAAGGAAATCATCAAGATGTTGCAGTTACTATTATACCAAGAATTCCTGCCAGACCGGGTTTTGATGCAACATATAAAATTGCTTTCAAAAATAAAGGCAATACAACGCTTTCAGGTAATGTTTCTTTAACGTTTAATGATGCTGTTTTAGATTTTGTTTCGGCTGTACCGTTGATTAATAATCAAATTTTAGACAAACTAACTTGGGATTATGTCAATTTACAACCTTTTGAAACTCGTGAAATAACCGTTACTCTAAACGTAAATTCTCCTATGGAAACTCCTGCAGTAAATATTGGGGATCGTTTGAGTTTTAATGCCTTAATTAACCCAGTTACTGGTGACGAAAAACCAGTTGACAATTCTTCGGCGTTGCGCCAAAGTGTTGTTGGTTCTTTTGATCCTAATGATAAAACGTGTTTAGAAGGCGATGTTATCACTCCAAGTTTGATTGGGGAATACGTAAATTATTTGATTCGTTTTGAAAATACTGGAACGTATGCTGCTCAAAATATTGTAGTGAAAGATTTGATTGATTTGTCCAAATTTGATATTTCGACATTAGTTCCAACAAAAGCCAGTCATGACTTCGTTACTAAAATATCTGGTAATAAAGTAGAATTCATTTTTGAAAATATCAATCTACCTTTTGATAATGCGACAAATGATGGTTATATAGCTTTCAAAATCAAAACGCTGCCTACACTTGTTGTAGGAGATTCTTTTGCTAATGAAGCCAATATCTATTTTGATTATAATTTCCCAATTCTGACTAATAAAGCAACATCCACTTTTAAAACATTGGGAACTCCAGATTTTGAGTTTGCTGATTATTTTAGTGTGTATCCAAATCCTGTGATTGACATTTTGAACATTGGAACAAAAAACGCTATTGAAGTAAAATCAATGGCTATTTATGATGTTTTGGGCCAATTGATTATTGCTGTTCCAAATGCGCAGACTGTTTCTAAAATTGATGTTTCTAAACTGACTATTGGAAATTATTTCTTAAAAATGAATACAAATAAAGGAACTTCGAGTGTGAAGTTTATCAAACAATAA
- a CDS encoding T9SS type A sorting domain-containing protein, which yields MKIYFLVIALLVFKVINAQIINIPDVNFKNKLLRADINNDTAKNLSGNFFKIDANNDGEIQVEEASQVSLLNLVNYSILNLEGILNFKNIKSLDCYYNSLSSINLDGLIHLESLDLSTNYIKSLDVSSLKNLKNLNLHQNELELLNVSGLPNLLWLDCGRSKLASLDVSSSTNLEQLICSENQISELNISGLSKLRFLDCYTNKLTTLNLTNSSSLTHLRCEGNNLTSLNCENLKELTYVQCFQNKISTLDFSSSKNLTHLMCFDNQLISIIAKTSVLFDSFWFYNNPNLKYICVDTNNLDYVKGLINQLGYSNCEVNTYCTFTPGGEFYLIKGISKVDIDNNGCDVNDIIFPNLNFSITNGTNKGNIISNAMGNYSIPVQDGTHTITPVLENASYFNISPSSVNVTFPTQSSPFAQDFCITPNGVHNDLEINVLPTIPARPGFDATYKIIYKNKGNTSQSGSVALTFNDAVLDYVSAVPNVNRQITDKISWDYSNLLPFETRTITVTLNVNSPMEIPSVNIGDRLSFNALINPVTGDEKPVDNSSALRQSVVGSFDPNDKTCLEGDVITPDLIGEYVHYLIRFENTGTYAAQNIVVKDLIDLTKFDISTLVPTKASHDFVTKISDGNKVEFIFENINLSFNNATNDGHIAFKIKTLPTLVVGDSFANEANIYFDYNFPILTNKATSTFKTLETQDFEFGDYFSVYPNPVNDILNIGIKNVIQVKSMAVYDILGQLIIAVPDAQTVSKIDVSKLTIGNYFLKMNTNKGTSSVKFIKQ from the coding sequence ATGAAAATATACTTTTTAGTAATTGCTTTATTGGTCTTTAAAGTGATCAATGCACAAATTATCAATATTCCTGACGTTAATTTTAAAAATAAATTACTTCGAGCAGATATAAATAATGATACAGCCAAAAACTTAAGTGGTAACTTTTTTAAAATTGATGCTAATAATGATGGAGAAATTCAAGTTGAAGAAGCTTCTCAAGTAAGTTTACTAAATCTTGTGAACTATAGTATTTTAAATTTGGAAGGTATTTTAAATTTTAAAAATATCAAGTCATTAGATTGTTATTATAATTCACTTTCCTCAATTAATTTAGACGGATTGATACATCTTGAATCTTTAGATCTAAGTACAAATTACATCAAATCACTTGATGTTAGTAGTTTGAAAAATCTTAAAAATCTTAATTTACATCAAAATGAGCTTGAATTATTAAATGTAAGTGGTTTACCTAATCTTTTATGGTTGGATTGCGGAAGAAGTAAACTTGCTTCATTAGATGTCAGTAGCTCTACAAACCTAGAACAATTAATTTGTTCTGAAAATCAAATTTCAGAATTAAATATAAGTGGTTTATCAAAACTTAGATTCCTTGATTGTTATACAAATAAGCTTACTACATTAAATTTAACTAATTCATCAAGTTTGACGCATTTAAGATGTGAAGGAAATAATTTAACATCATTAAACTGTGAAAATTTAAAAGAACTTACTTATGTACAATGTTTTCAGAATAAAATTAGCACTTTAGACTTTAGCAGTTCCAAAAATCTTACGCATTTGATGTGTTTTGACAATCAACTAATTTCAATAATTGCAAAAACAAGTGTTCTATTCGATTCTTTTTGGTTTTACAATAATCCAAACTTAAAATACATTTGTGTAGATACAAACAATTTAGATTATGTTAAGGGTTTAATTAATCAATTAGGTTACAGCAATTGTGAAGTTAATACTTACTGCACATTCACTCCCGGGGGGGAATTCTATTTAATAAAAGGAATAAGTAAGGTTGACATTGACAATAATGGATGTGATGTAAATGACATTATTTTCCCCAATTTAAATTTTTCTATTACTAATGGAACAAATAAGGGGAATATTATTTCTAATGCAATGGGTAATTATTCTATTCCCGTTCAGGATGGAACGCATACGATTACTCCAGTTTTAGAAAATGCATCATATTTCAATATTTCCCCTTCTTCAGTAAATGTTACTTTTCCAACACAAAGTAGTCCTTTTGCACAAGATTTTTGTATTACTCCAAATGGTGTTCATAACGATTTGGAAATAAATGTTTTACCCACGATTCCCGCAAGACCAGGTTTTGATGCAACCTATAAAATTATATATAAAAACAAGGGGAATACAAGTCAATCGGGTTCAGTAGCTTTAACTTTTAATGATGCCGTTTTAGATTATGTTTCGGCTGTGCCAAATGTGAATAGACAAATTACAGATAAAATCAGTTGGGATTACAGCAATTTATTGCCATTTGAAACACGTACAATAACTGTAACTCTAAATGTAAATTCTCCTATGGAAATTCCTTCAGTGAATATTGGAGATCGTTTGAGTTTTAATGCGTTAATCAATCCGGTGACTGGGGATGAAAAACCGGTCGACAATTCATCGGCTTTGCGTCAAAGTGTCGTGGGTTCATTTGACCCTAATGATAAAACGTGTTTAGAAGGAGATGTTATTACTCCAGATTTGATTGGGGAATATGTACATTATTTAATTCGTTTTGAAAATACAGGAACGTATGCTGCTCAAAATATTGTAGTAAAAGATTTGATTGATTTGACCAAATTTGATATTTCGACATTAGTTCCAACCAAAGCCAGTCATGACTTTGTTACCAAAATTTCTGATGGTAATAAAGTGGAATTCATCTTTGAAAACATCAATCTCTCCTTTAATAATGCGACAAATGACGGTCATATCGCTTTTAAAATCAAAACTTTACCTACGCTTGTTGTAGGTGATTCCTTTGCAAATGAAGCCAATATTTATTTTGATTATAATTTCCCAATTCTGACTAATAAAGCAACATCAACTTTTAAAACATTGGAAACTCAAGATTTTGAATTTGGTGATTATTTTAGTGTGTATCCGAATCCTGTAAACGACATTTTAAATATTGGAATAAAAAACGTTATTCAAGTAAAATCAATGGCTGTTTATGATATTTTGGGCCAATTGATTATTGCTGTTCCAGATGCTCAGACTGTTTCTAAAATTGATGTTTCTAAACTGACTATTGGAAATTATTTCTTAAAAATGAATACAAATAAAGGAACTTCGAGTGTGAAGTTTATCAAACAATAA
- a CDS encoding T9SS C-terminal target domain-containing protein — protein MRKIYFLVIALLVFKMINAQIINIPDGTFKEKLILSGEGQYLYVAKNLSGVYFEVDANKDGEIQTSEALQISYLNVVGSTIVDLTGILSFTNLETLYCNNNKITSLDIRGLMSMKDLICSNNQLNSLNISGLINLKHIDCSYNILTSLDLSDLYNLVELNCGKNNLTSLNTNDSVKLTTLNCWGNQLISLFVKNGKEESSIQFNENPNLEFICADETELGWLQKGVISLGYNNCVVNSYCSFNPGGAFYTIRGNQKNDLNNNGCDGSDASLSNQKFSIFDGINKKEIISNTSGNFIIGVKDGSYAITPILENPTYFTVSPTSVNVTFPTQSSPFAQDFCITPNGVHNDLEINVLPTIPARPGFDATYKIIYKNKGNMTQSGAVTLSFDDAILDYVSAVPVINNQITDKLSWDYSNLLPFEIRTITVTLNVNSPMEITSVNIGDRLSFNALINPMTGDEKPVDNSSALRQSVVGSFDPNDKTCLEGDVITPDLIGEYVHYLIRFENTGTYPAQNIVVKDLIDLTKFDISTLVPTKASHDFVTKISDGNKVEFIFENINLSFDNATNDGYIAFKIKTLPTLVVGDSFANEANIYFDYNFPILTNKATSTFKTLGTQDFEFADYFSVYPNPVNDILNIEQKTLFK, from the coding sequence ATGAGAAAAATCTACTTTTTAGTTATCGCTTTATTGGTTTTTAAAATGATCAATGCACAAATTATCAATATTCCAGATGGAACTTTTAAAGAAAAACTAATCCTATCCGGAGAAGGTCAATATTTATATGTTGCTAAAAATTTAAGTGGTGTTTATTTTGAAGTTGATGCAAATAAAGATGGAGAAATACAAACTAGTGAAGCCTTACAAATTAGTTATTTGAATGTTGTCGGTTCCACAATAGTTGATTTGACAGGTATTTTGAGTTTTACAAATCTTGAAACTTTGTATTGTAACAATAATAAAATAACATCATTAGACATTAGAGGATTAATGAGTATGAAAGATTTGATTTGTAGCAATAATCAATTAAATTCATTAAATATTAGTGGATTGATCAATCTTAAACATATCGATTGTTCTTATAACATACTCACATCATTAGATTTAAGTGATTTATATAATCTAGTTGAACTAAACTGCGGAAAAAACAATCTTACTTCTCTAAATACAAATGATTCGGTAAAGCTTACAACTTTAAATTGTTGGGGAAATCAATTAATTTCTCTTTTTGTAAAAAATGGTAAAGAAGAATCAAGTATTCAATTCAATGAAAATCCAAATCTTGAATTCATCTGTGCTGATGAAACAGAATTAGGGTGGTTACAAAAGGGTGTCATTTCTTTAGGATATAACAATTGTGTCGTAAATTCTTATTGTTCATTCAATCCTGGTGGGGCTTTTTATACCATTCGAGGAAATCAAAAAAATGATTTAAACAATAATGGATGTGATGGTTCAGATGCATCTTTATCTAATCAAAAGTTCAGCATTTTTGACGGAATAAATAAAAAAGAAATAATTTCGAATACTTCTGGAAATTTTATAATTGGTGTTAAAGACGGTTCTTATGCTATAACTCCAATTTTAGAAAATCCTACTTATTTTACAGTTTCTCCAACCTCTGTAAATGTTACTTTTCCAACACAAAGTAGTCCTTTTGCACAAGATTTTTGTATTACTCCAAATGGTGTTCATAACGATTTGGAAATAAATGTTTTACCCACGATTCCCGCAAGACCCGGTTTTGATGCAACTTATAAAATTATTTATAAAAATAAAGGGAACATGACACAATCAGGTGCGGTTACTTTAAGTTTTGATGATGCCATTTTAGATTATGTTTCGGCTGTTCCTGTTATTAATAATCAAATTACAGACAAACTTAGTTGGGATTACAGCAATTTATTGCCATTTGAAATACGTACAATAACTGTAACTCTAAATGTAAATTCTCCTATGGAAATTACTTCAGTGAATATTGGAGATCGTTTGAGTTTTAATGCGCTTATTAATCCAATGACTGGGGATGAAAAACCGGTCGACAATTCATCGGCTTTGCGCCAAAGTGTCGTGGGTTCATTTGACCCTAATGATAAAACCTGCCTCGAAGGAGATGTTATTACTCCGGATTTGATTGGGGAATATGTACATTATTTAATTCGTTTTGAAAATACAGGAACGTATCCTGCACAAAATATTGTAGTAAAAGATTTGATTGATTTGACCAAATTTGATATTTCGACATTAGTTCCCACCAAAGCCAGTCATGACTTTGTTACCAAAATTTCTGATGGTAATAAAGTGGAATTTATCTTTGAAAACATCAATCTCTCTTTTGATAATGCAACAAATGACGGTTATATCGCTTTCAAAATCAAAACTTTGCCTACTCTTGTAGTAGGAGATTCCTTTGCAAATGAAGCCAATATTTATTTTGATTATAATTTCCCAATTCTGACTAATAAAGCAACATCAACTTTTAAAACATTGGGAACTCAAGATTTTGAATTTGCTGATTATTTTAGTGTGTATCCGAATCCTGTAAACGACATTTTAAATATTGAACAAAAAACGTTATTCAAGTAA